One segment of Anguilla anguilla isolate fAngAng1 chromosome 1, fAngAng1.pri, whole genome shotgun sequence DNA contains the following:
- the si:dkey-30e9.6 gene encoding uncharacterized protein si:dkey-30e9.6 isoform X3 — protein sequence MMNSDQNLYSPASVCFEKKTIFSASRDLASVRSRGFVHLEKAKDTDVWAVKAPDFSPKLYSHLHLPRKKKENRSPPLFISDSQEMLFRVKRPAQIVLPEISQSRELPAFTLRYQPPGGLESKLAFVKKGKYPSTAYSDPKPYDFRQYADNMPDMVTTQKRDPGNLIFKSLHLIGGTTPREEIHQRATMKQFDTFKPAEPKWDSQLILPSIPWPPKSASYSRHRRRRGVHSAFMDRVEEKLTDSWKNN from the exons ATGATGAATTCAGACCAGAACTTGTACTCCCCAGCATCTGTGTGCTTTGAGAAAAAGACAATATTCTCAGCAAGTCGAGACTTGGCTTCTGTACGGAGCAGAGGGTTTGTTCATCTTGAAAAGGCAAAGGACACCGATGTGTGGGCGGTTAAAGCACCCGATTTCTCCCCAAAGCTTTACAGCCATCTGCATCTGCCtcggaaaaagaaagaaaacaggagCCCGCCCTTATTCATATCTGACTCACAGGAGATGCTTTTCAGGGTCAAGAGGCCGGCCCAGATAGTTTTACCTGAAATTAGTCAGAGCAGAGAACTGCCAGCATTCACCCTGCGATACCAACCACCCGGTGGGCTAGAATCCAAGCTGGCTTTtgtaaaaaaaggcaaatatcCTTCTACGGCCTACAGTGACCCCAAACCTTATGATTTCAGACAG TATGCTGATAACATGCCAGATATGGTGACCACCCAGAAAAGGGATCCTGGCAATCTGATCTTCAAATCTCTGCACTTGA TTGGAGGGACCACACCCAGGGAGGAGATTCATCAGAGGGCAACAATGAAGCAGTTTGACACCTTTAAACCAGCAGAGCCCAAATGGGACTCCCAGCTGATCTTACCCAGCATACCTTGGCCCCCAAAGTCAGCCTCCTACTCA agacacagacggAGGAGAGGGGTGCACAGTGCTTTCATGGACAGAGTGGAGGAGAAACTCACCGACTCCTGGAAGAACAACTGA
- the scin gene encoding adseverin, whose translation MALSHKEFERAGKSAGLQVWRIENMELVLVPEILHGNFYVGDAYLILHTVKQKETYFYNLHFWLGKECSQDESTSAAIFTVQMDDYLGGKPVQYREVQGAESTSFTGYFKGGIKYKAGGVASGFHHVITNDLTAERLFHIKGRRVVRATEVPLAWSSFNKGDCFIVDLGAVIYQWCGSNCNKFERLKAAQVATSIRDNERNGRAKLIVVEEDREPEGMIKVLGKKPDLPDGDNEDDAIADISNRKMAKLYMVSDATGTMQVSVVSEENPFCQSLLLSDECFILDHGKSRMIFVWKGRNANKSERKEAMKTAESFIRQMGYPQNTQIQVLPDGGETPIFKQFFQNWKDKDQSEGLGKVFVTERIARIQQEPFDASKLHQSQQMAAQYNMVDNGTGDTQIWRVENGERVEVDPETHGQFYGGDCYIILYTYAKGKIIYTWQGSSASLDELTASAFLTVQLDRSLGSQAVQIRVTQGKEPSHFLSLFKPKPLIVFKNGTSRKGGQQSPPPTRLFQVRRNLPTITRIAEVDVEARSLNSNDVYLLKLPQGKGYMWVGKGASEEEEQGAKYISEQLHCQAHRVTEGKEPADFWAALGGKKEYQTSQRLERQTITHAPRLFGCSNKTGRFTIEEVPGEFTQDDLAEDDVMLLDVWDQVFVWIGKDANEVERTESRKSAKTYIETDPAGRDKGTPLVIVKQGHEPPTFTGWFLGWDASRWGN comes from the exons ATGGCACTGAGCCACAAAGAGTTTGAGAGAGCAGGGAAGTCTGCTGGACTCCAAGTCTGGAGAATTGAAAACATGGAGCTGGTACTGGTACCTGAGATTCTCCATGGTAACTTCTATGTGGGGGATGCCTATCTCATTCTCCATACAGTCAAACAGAAAGAAACTTATTTCTATAACCTGCACTTCTGGCTGG GTAAGGAGTGCAGTCAAGATGAGAGCACCTCCGCAGCCATATTCACTGTGCAAATGGATGACTACCTGGGAGGAAAACCTGTCCAGTACAGAGAAGTTCAAGGGGCTGAGTCCACCTCCTTCACCGGTTACTTTAAGGGTGGAATCAAGTACAAG GCAGGAGGTGTGGCCTCCGGATTCCACCATGTGATCACCAATGACCTGACAGCAGAGAGGCTCTTCCATATTAAGGGCAGACGGGTGGTGAGGGCGACAGAGGTGCCGCTCGCATGGTCCAGCTTCAACAAGGGAGACTGCTTCATTGTGGATCTGGGGGCA GTGATATATCAGTGGTGTGGCTCCAACTGCAACAAGTTTGAGAGGTTGAAGGCTGCACAAGTGGCAACCAGTATCCGTGACAATGAGCGTAACGGGAGAGCTAAGCTCATAGTGGTGGAGGAAGACAGGGAACCAGAGGGCATGATAAAG GTCCTGGGTAAAAAACCAGATCTTCCAGATGGGGATAATGAGGATGACGCCATTGCAGACATATCCAATCGTAAAATGGCCAAACTTTACATG GTATCAGATGCAACAGGGACCATGCAGGTGTCTGTGGTGTCCGAGGAGAATCCCTTCTGTCAGAGCCTTCTCCTGTCTGACGAGTGCTTCATTCTTGATCACGGAAAGAGCAGAATGATATTTGTATGGAAAG GCAGGAATGCTAACAAGAGTGAGAGGAAGGAAGCAATGAAAACAGCTGAAAGCTTCATAAGACAGATGGGCTACCCACAGAACACCCAG ATTCAAGTTCTTCCAGATGGAGGTGAAACTCCAATCTTCAAACAGTTCTTCCAAAACTGGAAGGATAAAGACCAAAGTGAGGGACTTGGGAAAGTGTTTGTCACAGAGAGAATTGCTCGGATCCAGCAAGAACCATTTGACGCCTCCAAACTCCATCAATCCCAACAAATGGCAGCCCAATACAATATGGTGGATAATGGAACAGGAGACACACAG ATCTGGAGAGTGGAAAATGGTGAGAGAGTTGAAGTTGACCCAGAAACACATGGGCAGTTCTATGGTGGAGACTGTTACATCATTTTGTACACATATGCCAAAGGGAAAATCATCTATACCTG GCAGGGCTCCAGTGCCTCCCTGGATGAGCTTACAGCTTCTGCCTTCCTCACTGTACAGCTGGACCGATCCTTAGGGAGTCAAGCAGTGCAG ATCAGAGTGACTCAGGGAAAGGAGCCCTCTCATTTTCTCAGCCTGTTTAAACCAAAGCCTCTGATCGTGTTCAAGAACGGAACATCTCGCAAAGGGGGGCAGCAGTCCCCACCTCCCACACGCCTCTTCCAAGTGCGCCGTAACCTACCAACAATAACACGCATCGCAGAG GTAGATGTTGAGGCTCGAAGCCTGAACTCCAATGATGTTTACCTGCTGAAGCTACCACAGGGGAAAGGGTACATGTGGGTGGGCAAGGGGGCAAGTGAGGAGGAAGAGCAAGGCGCTAAGTACATCAGTGAGCAGCTACACTGCCAGGCCCACAGGGTCACAGAGGGAAAGGAGCCAG CTGACTTCTGGGCAGCATTAGGCGGGAAGAAAGAATATCAGACATCACAGCGGCTGGAGAGACAGACAATCACTCACGCCCCACGCCTGTTCGGCTGCTCAAATAAGACAGGGAGGTTCACT atTGAAGAAGTTCCAGGGGAATTCACCCAGGATGATTTAGCTGAAGATGACGTAATGCTGCTAGATGTCTGGGATCAG GTGTTTGTATGGATTGGAAAAGATGCCAATGAAGTTGAGAGAACGGAATCCCGGAAATCAG cgAAAACATACATTGAAACAGATCCGGCAGGACGTGATAAGGGGACCCCGCTGGTTATTGTGAAACAGGGGCATGAGCCCCCCACATTCACCGGATGGTTTTTAGGTTGGGATGCATCACGATGGGGGAATTAG
- the LOC118206721 gene encoding ADP-ribosylation factor-like protein 4A has protein sequence MGNGLSEQHTIFPSLPSFQSLHIAILGLDCAGKTTVLYRLQFNEFVNTVPTKGFNTEKIKVTLGCSRTVTFHFWDVGGQEKLRPLWKSYTRCTDGIIFVVDSVDAERMEEAKTELHKIARLSENQGVPVLVVANKQDLRNSLALGEIEKLLALRELGSASPWHLQPACAIIGDGLKEGLERLHDMILKRRKMLRQQKKKR, from the coding sequence ATGGGGAATGGATTATCAGAACAACACACTATTTTCCCAAGCCTCCCATCCTTCCAGTCTCTCCACATTGCTATACTTGGTCTGGATTGTGCTGGGAAAACCACTGTATTGTACAGACTACAGTTCAATGAGTTTGTTAACACCGTGCCCACCAAGGGATTTAATACAGAGAAGATCAAAGTGACTCTGGGCTGTTCCAGGACGGTGACTTTTCATTTCTGGGATGTCGGGGGGCAGGAGAAGCTGAGGCCCCTCTGGAAGTCATACACGCGGTGCACGGATGGGATCATCTTCGTAGTGGACTCTGTGGACGCTGAGAGGATGGAGGAGGCCAAGACGGAGCTGCACAAAATTGCGCGGCTCTCCGAGAACCAAGGCGTGCCCGTCCTGGTGGTGGCCAACAAGCAGGACCTGAGGAACTCGCTGGCGTTGGGCGAGATCGAGAAGCTGCTGGCACTGCGCGAGCTGGGCTCGGCCTCGCCCTGGCACCTGCAGCCGGCGTGCGCCATCATCGGAGATGGTCTGAAAGAGGGGCTGGAGAGACTGCATGACATGATTCTCAAACGCAGAAAGATGCTTAGGcaacagaaaaagaagagaTGA
- the si:dkey-30e9.6 gene encoding uncharacterized protein si:dkey-30e9.6 isoform X1, which translates to MMNSDQNLYSPASVCFEKKTIFSASRDLASVRSRGFVHLEKAKDTDVWAVKAPDFSPKLYSHLHLPRKKKENRSPPLFISDSQEMLFRVKRPAQIVLPEISQSRELPAFTLRYQPPGGLESKLAFVKKGKYPSTAYSDPKPYDFRQYADNMPDMVTTQKRDPGNLIFKSLHLSISMYSFIIISLILLFGGTTPREEIHQRATMKQFDTFKPAEPKWDSQLILPSIPWPPKSASYSRHRRRRGVHSAFMDRVEEKLTDSWKNN; encoded by the exons ATGATGAATTCAGACCAGAACTTGTACTCCCCAGCATCTGTGTGCTTTGAGAAAAAGACAATATTCTCAGCAAGTCGAGACTTGGCTTCTGTACGGAGCAGAGGGTTTGTTCATCTTGAAAAGGCAAAGGACACCGATGTGTGGGCGGTTAAAGCACCCGATTTCTCCCCAAAGCTTTACAGCCATCTGCATCTGCCtcggaaaaagaaagaaaacaggagCCCGCCCTTATTCATATCTGACTCACAGGAGATGCTTTTCAGGGTCAAGAGGCCGGCCCAGATAGTTTTACCTGAAATTAGTCAGAGCAGAGAACTGCCAGCATTCACCCTGCGATACCAACCACCCGGTGGGCTAGAATCCAAGCTGGCTTTtgtaaaaaaaggcaaatatcCTTCTACGGCCTACAGTGACCCCAAACCTTATGATTTCAGACAG TATGCTGATAACATGCCAGATATGGTGACCACCCAGAAAAGGGATCCTGGCAATCTGATCTTCAAATCTCTGCACTTGAGTATAAGCATGTATTCATTTATCATTATATCATTAATTTTGCTCT TTGGAGGGACCACACCCAGGGAGGAGATTCATCAGAGGGCAACAATGAAGCAGTTTGACACCTTTAAACCAGCAGAGCCCAAATGGGACTCCCAGCTGATCTTACCCAGCATACCTTGGCCCCCAAAGTCAGCCTCCTACTCA agacacagacggAGGAGAGGGGTGCACAGTGCTTTCATGGACAGAGTGGAGGAGAAACTCACCGACTCCTGGAAGAACAACTGA
- the si:dkey-30e9.6 gene encoding uncharacterized protein si:dkey-30e9.6 isoform X2: MMNSDQNLYSPASVCFEKKTIFSASRDLASVRSRGFVHLEKAKDTDVWAVKAPDFSPKLYSHLHLPRKKKENRSPPLFISDSQEMLFRVKRPAQIVLPEISQSRELPAFTLRYQPPGGLESKLAFVKKGKYPSTAYSDPKPYDFRQYADNMPDMVTTQKRDPGNLIFKSLHLSIIGGTTPREEIHQRATMKQFDTFKPAEPKWDSQLILPSIPWPPKSASYSRHRRRRGVHSAFMDRVEEKLTDSWKNN; the protein is encoded by the exons ATGATGAATTCAGACCAGAACTTGTACTCCCCAGCATCTGTGTGCTTTGAGAAAAAGACAATATTCTCAGCAAGTCGAGACTTGGCTTCTGTACGGAGCAGAGGGTTTGTTCATCTTGAAAAGGCAAAGGACACCGATGTGTGGGCGGTTAAAGCACCCGATTTCTCCCCAAAGCTTTACAGCCATCTGCATCTGCCtcggaaaaagaaagaaaacaggagCCCGCCCTTATTCATATCTGACTCACAGGAGATGCTTTTCAGGGTCAAGAGGCCGGCCCAGATAGTTTTACCTGAAATTAGTCAGAGCAGAGAACTGCCAGCATTCACCCTGCGATACCAACCACCCGGTGGGCTAGAATCCAAGCTGGCTTTtgtaaaaaaaggcaaatatcCTTCTACGGCCTACAGTGACCCCAAACCTTATGATTTCAGACAG TATGCTGATAACATGCCAGATATGGTGACCACCCAGAAAAGGGATCCTGGCAATCTGATCTTCAAATCTCTGCACTTGAGTATAA TTGGAGGGACCACACCCAGGGAGGAGATTCATCAGAGGGCAACAATGAAGCAGTTTGACACCTTTAAACCAGCAGAGCCCAAATGGGACTCCCAGCTGATCTTACCCAGCATACCTTGGCCCCCAAAGTCAGCCTCCTACTCA agacacagacggAGGAGAGGGGTGCACAGTGCTTTCATGGACAGAGTGGAGGAGAAACTCACCGACTCCTGGAAGAACAACTGA